The Desulfovibrio aminophilus DNA segment CGCGAAGGCGCAGGTGCACCAATGGATGACCTCCGCGCCCTTGGACTTCAGAATCCGGGCCGCGTTCACGGCGTTGTCGCCCGGGCAGCGGCAGGTGAACAACCCGACGAGCTCCGGGTCCGGCACGGAGGCGAACCCGTTGGCCGATGCCGCCAGACTGACGAGACAGCCGGTGAGCGGACACCGGGATTCATTCTTCTCGCAACGGATCAGGCCGATCTTGGTCATGGAACCCTCCTCGTCTTCGGTCGGCCCGCGCCACGCGGGCCATTGCCGCCGAATCGGTCCACAAGGGCAGCAAAACCGATGCCAGAATGGAAAACATGGAATATCAGTAGGTTGTCAAGAAATGGGGATCGGACAGGCTTGAAACGCGCCCCCTTTCCACCCGCCCTTCCGCCCGGGACTGGACCCTTCGCGCGGGCGGAACGCCGGAGCGGCGGCGGAACAAGGCGGCCGGAACATGCGCATGACGGCTCCACCGGCGACGCGGGGCGCGCGAAGCAGCTCA contains these protein-coding regions:
- a CDS encoding CGGC domain-containing protein, whose product is MTKIGLIRCEKNESRCPLTGCLVSLAASANGFASVPDPELVGLFTCRCPGDNAVNAARILKSKGAEVIHWCTCAFARKADGEWLLGGGFCGDLDALMRRVAEEAGVRCVKGTAHLPKGYQPETVG